In a single window of the Mycobacterium bourgelatii genome:
- a CDS encoding VOC family protein, which yields MRLDHVVLWTSDPRASMDFYTRVVGLAPVRFEEFEAGEAPFPSVRVSDDSIIDLMPRQGAAPTESMTKVAGSAGHPVNHVCIAMSKAEYDELDRRLQAEHIDTSARLNHSFGAQGWAPQGYYFPDPDGNVIEARYYQ from the coding sequence ATGCGGCTGGACCACGTGGTGCTCTGGACGAGCGACCCGCGAGCTTCGATGGACTTCTACACCCGGGTCGTGGGCCTAGCACCCGTGCGGTTTGAAGAATTCGAGGCCGGAGAGGCGCCGTTTCCGAGCGTGCGGGTCAGCGACGATTCCATCATCGACCTGATGCCTCGACAGGGCGCCGCCCCAACCGAGTCGATGACCAAGGTCGCGGGCAGCGCCGGTCACCCGGTCAATCACGTCTGCATCGCGATGTCGAAGGCTGAGTACGACGAACTGGATCGGCGGTTGCAGGCAGAGCACATCGACACCAGCGCCCGACTGAACCACTCCTTCGGGGCCCAGGGCTGGGCCCCGCAGGGCTATTACTTCCCGGATCCGGACGGCAACGTGATCGAGGCTCGTTATTACCAATAG
- a CDS encoding alpha/beta fold hydrolase, which produces MGASTERLVDANGVQLRVVEAGDRGAPVVVLCHGFPELAFSWRHQIPVLAEAGYHVLAPDQRGYGGSSRPEPIEAYDIHHLTGDIVGLLDDVGADKAVWIGHDWGSVVVWNAPLLHPDRVAGVASLSVPVVTRSRKPPTQAFRDIFGDNFFYILYFQEPGVADAELDADPARTMRRMMGSLKLTDDPDGQRAGLRMVAPGPEGFIERLPEPDGLPSWISQDELDYYVSEFSRTGFTGGLNWYRNFDRNWETTSELADSTISVPCLFIGGTGDPVLGFTPRDRAARAITGPYREVMIEGAGHWLQQERPDEINAALLEYLKGVDW; this is translated from the coding sequence ATGGGCGCATCAACCGAACGGTTAGTCGATGCCAACGGCGTGCAGCTGCGGGTGGTCGAGGCCGGGGACCGCGGCGCACCGGTGGTGGTGTTGTGCCATGGCTTTCCCGAACTGGCCTTTTCCTGGCGCCACCAGATTCCGGTCCTAGCCGAGGCGGGTTACCACGTGCTGGCTCCCGACCAGCGCGGGTACGGCGGCTCGTCGCGTCCAGAGCCTATCGAGGCGTACGACATCCACCACTTGACCGGCGACATCGTCGGACTGCTCGATGACGTCGGCGCGGACAAGGCGGTCTGGATCGGCCACGACTGGGGCTCGGTGGTGGTGTGGAACGCACCGCTGCTGCACCCCGACCGAGTCGCCGGCGTCGCGTCGCTGAGCGTGCCGGTGGTGACGCGATCGAGGAAGCCGCCAACTCAGGCGTTCCGCGACATTTTCGGCGACAACTTCTTCTACATCTTGTATTTCCAGGAGCCCGGCGTCGCCGACGCCGAACTCGACGCCGACCCGGCCCGCACGATGCGGCGCATGATGGGCAGTTTGAAGCTCACCGACGACCCCGACGGCCAACGCGCCGGCCTGCGGATGGTTGCGCCGGGGCCCGAAGGGTTCATCGAACGCCTCCCCGAACCCGACGGCCTGCCCTCGTGGATCAGCCAAGACGAACTCGATTACTACGTCAGCGAATTCAGCCGCACCGGCTTCACCGGCGGCCTGAATTGGTATCGCAACTTCGACCGCAATTGGGAGACCACTTCCGAACTCGCAGACTCCACCATTTCGGTGCCGTGCTTGTTCATCGGAGGTACGGGCGACCCGGTGCTGGGCTTCACCCCGCGCGACCGCGCCGCACGAGCGATCACGGGACCCTACCGCGAAGTGATGATCGAAGGTGCCGGGCACTGGCTGCAGCAGGAGCGGCCGGACGAGATCAACGCGGCACTGCTGGAATATCTCAAAGGAGTGGACTGGTGA
- a CDS encoding LLM class flavin-dependent oxidoreductase, protein MSAPLRFGVFITPFHPTGQSPTVALEYDMERVVALDRLGYDEAWFGEHHSGGYELIACPEVFIAAAAERTKHIRLGTGVVSLPYHHPLMVADRWVLLDHLTRGRVMFGAGPGALPSDAYMMGIDPIDQRRMMHESLEAILALFRAAPEERVDRHSDWFTLRDAQLHIRPYTWPYPEISTAAMISPSGPRLAGALGTSLLSLSMSVPGGYAALENTWEVVREQAAKVGRDEPNRRDWRVLSIMHLADTREQAIEDCTYGLLDFSAYFGAAGFVPLANTVEGGQSPREFVAEYAAKGNCCIGTPEDAIAHIEDLLERSGGFGTLLLLGHDWASPQATYHSYDLFARKVIPYFKGQLAAPRASHEWAKDKRDELIGRAGQAVVQAISQHVAEHEGADS, encoded by the coding sequence GTGAGCGCACCGCTGCGATTCGGAGTCTTCATCACCCCGTTTCATCCGACGGGCCAATCCCCTACCGTCGCACTGGAATACGATATGGAGCGCGTCGTCGCCCTGGACCGGCTGGGATATGACGAGGCCTGGTTCGGCGAACACCATTCCGGCGGATATGAACTGATCGCCTGCCCGGAGGTGTTCATCGCGGCCGCCGCGGAGCGGACCAAGCACATCCGGCTGGGCACCGGCGTGGTGTCGTTGCCCTACCACCATCCGCTGATGGTCGCCGACCGCTGGGTGCTGCTGGACCATCTGACCCGCGGCAGGGTGATGTTCGGCGCCGGCCCCGGCGCATTGCCGTCGGACGCGTACATGATGGGCATCGATCCGATCGATCAGCGGCGGATGATGCACGAGTCGCTCGAGGCGATCCTGGCGCTGTTCCGCGCCGCTCCCGAAGAACGCGTGGACCGCCACTCGGACTGGTTCACGCTGCGCGACGCCCAGTTGCATATCCGCCCGTACACCTGGCCCTATCCCGAAATCTCTACGGCCGCCATGATTTCGCCGTCTGGGCCACGACTGGCCGGTGCGCTGGGCACCTCGCTGCTGTCCTTGTCGATGTCGGTTCCCGGTGGCTACGCGGCGCTGGAAAACACCTGGGAGGTGGTGCGCGAGCAGGCCGCCAAGGTGGGCCGCGACGAGCCCAACCGCCGCGATTGGCGGGTGCTGAGCATCATGCATCTGGCGGACACCCGGGAGCAGGCGATCGAGGATTGCACTTACGGCCTGCTCGACTTCTCCGCCTATTTCGGTGCCGCCGGTTTTGTCCCGTTGGCGAACACGGTCGAAGGCGGCCAGTCCCCCCGGGAGTTCGTCGCGGAGTATGCGGCCAAAGGCAATTGCTGCATCGGCACACCGGAAGACGCGATCGCCCACATCGAAGACCTGTTGGAGAGGTCAGGAGGTTTTGGCACCCTGCTGCTGCTCGGTCACGACTGGGCCTCACCCCAGGCGACGTACCACTCCTACGATCTGTTCGCCCGCAAGGTGATTCCGTACTTCAAGGGCCAACTGGCAGCGCCGCGCGCATCGCACGAGTGGGCAAAGGATAAGCGGGACGAATTGATCGGCCGGGCCGGCCAGGCCGTCGTGCAAGCGATTTCCCAGCATGTCGCCGAGCACGAGGGCGCGGACAGCTGA